CCCACAGGGGGAGGTCGCGCGACGAGTGGCGCCCAGGCCGCGGCATCCGATGACCTTGCAGACCCATCGCAAGGTCCGCGCTGGCGCAAGACCGCCGACACCCCGCCCTCAGGTGACGCCAGCGCGCTTCTTCGCGTGCTGGGGGAGTACACGAGCGTCGAACCCGACGATCCTCGGGCCTGAGCGCACGCATCGGCTGAGGGGCTGATCTCGCCTTCCCGGCGAGCCCTTGACACAATGGGAGCAAATCAGTACGATTTACTCGGTCCTAAAGGGACGATTCTGGTACGATTTGCCGCACGGGCGTCGCGTGACAGGTTCGACCAAGGCTGTCGAGTCGTCCGCAGCGCCACAGGAATGCATCCCCCCCATGATTCGCATCACCAAGGCCACAGACTACGGCATCCTGCTCATGAGCCATTTCGCGCGCCGCACCGACCGTGTGGTGCTCAACGCGAAAGACCTCGCGGGGCAGACGCGCATCCCCCTTCCGATGGTGGGCAAGATCCTCAAGACCCTCGCCCATGGCGGACTGCTCGAGTCGCATCGAGGCGCGCGCGGGGGCTACGCGCTGGCACGCGCGCCGGAGCAGATCTCGCTGACCCAGGTGATCTCGGCCATCGAGGGGCCGGTGTCGCTCACCGAGTGCGGTGAGGGGCCCGGCGTCTGCAGCCTCGAGCTGCTGTGCCCGATCCAGAGCAACTGGATGCGCATCAACGAGGCGCTGCGCCAAGCCCTCAGCGGCGTGACCCTGGCCGACATCGCCCGCCCTGGCCATTGGACGGCCACCATCAGCGGAACCAGCGCCCGACAGGCAGAGAAGGTGGGAGTATGAGCAGCACGGCTCGCACGCTCGAAGAGCTGACAGAGAAAGAATATCAGTACGGCTTCGTCACCGATATCGAGGCCGACGAGATCGCCAAGGGGCTGAACGAAGACGTCATCCGCGTCATCTCGGCGAAGAAGGAAGAGCCTGAGTGGCTCCTCGAGTGGCGCTTGAAGGCGTATCGCCAGTTCCTGAAGATGGATGATCCGCAATGGGCCAAGGTGAGCTTCCCGCCCATCGACTATCAAGACATCCGCTACTACTCGGCCCCCAAGCAGAAGGTCGCGCCCAAGAGCCTCGACGAGGTCGATCCTGAGCTTCTCGCCACGTACGCCAAGCTCGGCATCCCCTTGCACGAGCAGGAGCGCCTGCAGGGCATCGCGGTCGACGCCGTGTTCGACAGCGTGTCGGTGGCCACGACGTTCAAGGACAAGCTCAAGGCGGTCGGGGTCATCTTCTGCTCGTTCTCGGAGGCCGTGCGCGAGCATCCTGATCTGGTGCGTCAGTACCTGGGGTCTGTGGTGCCGGCTGCCGACAACCTCTTTGCCTGCCTCAACTCGGCAGTGTTCAGTGACGGGTCGTTCGTCTACATTCCCAAGGGCGTGCGCTCCCCGATGGAGCTGTCGACCTACTTCCGCATCAACGCGGCCGAGACCGGGCAGTTCGAGCGCACCCTCATCGTGGCCGACGAGGGCTCGTATGTGAGCTACCTCGAGGGCTGCACCGCGCCCAAGCGCGATGAGAACCAGCTTCACGCCGCCGTGGTCGAGCTGGTGGCCCTCGACAACGCCGAGATCAAGTATTCGACGGTGCAGAACTGGTATCCGGGCGACAAGGACGGCAAGGGCGGCATCTACAACTTCGTCACCAAGCGGGGCGCCTGCCGCGGCGTGAGCTCGAAGATCTCGTGGACCCAGGTCGAGACCGGCTCGGCCATCACCTGGAAGTATCCGAGCGTGCTGCTGCAGGGCGACAACTCGGTGGGCCGCTTCTACTCGGTGGCCCTCACGAACAACATGCAGCAGGCCGACACGGGCACCAAGATGGTCCACATCGGTCGCAACACGAAGAGCACCATCGTGTCGAAGGGCATCTCGGCGGGTCGTGGCCAGCAGACCTATCGCGGACTGGTGAAGGTGATGAAGGGTGCGGTGAACGCGCGCAACCACTCGCAGTGCGACTCGCTGCTGCTGGGCGACAAGTGCGGCGCGCACACCTTTCCCTATCTCGAGGTGCGCAACCCGTCTGCGGTGGTCGAGCACGAGGCGTCGACCTCGAAGATCAGTGAAGATCAGCTCTTCTACTGCCAGCAGCGGGGCATCTCCACCGAAGACGCGGTGCAGATGATCGTCAACGGGTTCTGCCGCGAGGTGTTTCGCGAGCTGCCCATGGAGTTTGCCGTCGAAGCCCAGAAGCTGCTGGGCGTCAGCCTGGAGGGCGCCGTCGGCTGACCCGCCGTTCTCAACCATTCATCCTGGTCGCGTGCCGGGAACATCGCAGGGAGATCTACCATGCTTCACATCCGCAATCTGCAGGCCGAGGTCGACGGCCACCCCATCTTGAAGGGCATCGACCTCGACGTCGAGGCCGGCCAGGTGCACGCCATCATGGGACCCAACGGCTCGGGCAAGAGCACCCTGGCGAACATCCTCGCCGGTCGTGAGACCTACACCGTTACGGGTGGCACCGTCGAGTTCGAGGGGCGCAACCTGCTCGAGATGCCCATCGAAGAGCGTGCGCGCGAGGGCATCTTCCTTGCCTTCCAGTACCCGGTCGAGATCCCTGGCGTGAGCAACACCTACTTCCTCAAAGCCGCTTTCAACGCGATTCGCAAGCATCGCGGACTCGACGAGCTCGATGCCATGGACTTCCTCAAGCTGGCCAAGGAGAAGGCGAAGCTCGTCAAGCTCGATCCGGCGCTGCTCAACCGTCCGGTGAACGAGGGCTTCAGCGGCGGAGAGAAGAAGCGCAACGAGATCTTCCACATGGCCATGCTCGACCCGAAGCTGGCCATTCTCGACGAGACCGACAGCGGTCTCGACATCGACGCCCTGCGCATCGTCTCTGAGGGCATCAATGCGCTGCGCTCTCCCCATCGCGCTCAGGTTCTGGTGACGCACTACCAGCGTCTGCTGGGGTATGTGGTGCCGGACGTGGTGCACGTGCTCTATGACGGCCGCATCGTCAAGTCCGGTGGACGTGAGCTGGCCCTCGAGCTCGAAGAGAAGGGGTATGCCGACATCATCGCGGCCCACAAGCCCGTCGCCGCGGGGCGGGGGGCGCGATGATGGCGGTCGAGACGCCCACGGCAGTCGAGCCGTTCAGCGCTCTGATGACGCAGCAGGGCGCGCATCCGCTGGCCGGTGATCGACAGGCCGCCTTTGCGCGCTATGCTGCAAAGGGCCTGCCCACCACCCGCGACGAGGCGTGGAAGTACACCTCGCTCGCGCCGCTGGCGCGCCTGACGCTGACGCGCGCCACCGCGGGGGGAACCGTTGCATCGTCGACGCTGCGTGACCTCTGCTTCGGAGACACCGATTTCACTGAGGTGGTGTTCATCGACGGTCGCTTCTCCAGCGCGATGTCGAACACCGCGACCCTGCCCGATGGCGTCTTCGCGGGTGCCTTCAGCGCGGCGCCTCCGAGTGTGATCGCCGCCGCTCGTGAGCGGCTCGCGGCGCCTTCGTGCGAGGCGCCTCTTGACGCGCTCAACCTCGCCCTCGCCGAAGATGGCGGGCTGGTGTTCGTGCCGCGTGACGTGCGGGTCGCACGGCCCATCCATCTCGTGTTCGTCACCACCCGCTCTGATGCCCCGACGGCGGCTCACCTGCGCAACGCGGTGGTGGTCGAGGCAGGCGCGTCGGCGACGGTCATCGAGACCTACGTCACAGAAGACGCGGGCGTCTACCTCACCCATTCGGTGACCGATGTCCTGGCCGCCGAAGGGGCGCGCGTCGATCACATCAAGGTGGCGCGCGAAGGCCGCGAGGCCTGGCACCTCGGTGCCGTGCGCGCGCAGCTGGCGGGTCACGCCGAGCTGAACACGTTCACGGTCTCCACGGGCGGCGGTGTGGTGCGCAACGAGCTCACCGCGACTGCACCGGAGACCACGTGTCGCGCCCTCGGTCTGTTTCTGCTCGATGGCGCGCAGCACTGCGACAACCATCTCTTCATCGACCACGCCGCGCCGCGATGCGCCAGCGAGCAGGTCTTCAAGGGCATTCTCGACGGCACCTCGCACGGCGTCTTCAGCGGTCGCGTGCACGTGGCGGTCGATGCCCAGAAGACCGATGCCCAGCAGAGCTGCAAGAACCTGCTGCTCAGCGACGACGCCCAGATCTCGACCCGTCCGCAGCTCGAGATCCACGCCGATGACGTGAAGTGCAGCCACGGCGTGGCCATCGGATCGCTCGACGAGACCCAGTACTACTACCTGCGCGCGCGGGGCATCGGCCCTGTCGAGGCGCGTGAGATTCTCACCTATGCCTTTGCCAGCGAGCTGCTGGGGCGCATCGAGGTGCCGGCCGTGCGCGCTGACATCGAGCGGCGCATCTCGTCTGCGGTGGCCGCTGACATCGCTGCACTCACGGGGGACGCATGAGCACGACCTTGACCCGCGCTCCCTTCGATCTGGCCAGGATACGGGCAGACTTCCCCATTCTGGGTCAGCTGGTGCACGGCAAGCCGCTCGTCTATCTCGACAACGCGGCCACCACGCAGAAGCCCGCGTCGGTCATCGAGGCGGAGACCCGCTACTACGAGACCGAGAACGCCAACATCCATCGCGGCGTTCATCTGCTCAGCCAGATAGCGACCCGCGACTACGAGAATGCGCG
This Pseudomonadota bacterium DNA region includes the following protein-coding sequences:
- a CDS encoding SUF system Fe-S cluster assembly regulator, producing MTQWEQISTIYSVLKGRFWYDLPHGRRVTGSTKAVESSAAPQECIPPMIRITKATDYGILLMSHFARRTDRVVLNAKDLAGQTRIPLPMVGKILKTLAHGGLLESHRGARGGYALARAPEQISLTQVISAIEGPVSLTECGEGPGVCSLELLCPIQSNWMRINEALRQALSGVTLADIARPGHWTATISGTSARQAEKVGV
- the sufB gene encoding Fe-S cluster assembly protein SufB — its product is MSSTARTLEELTEKEYQYGFVTDIEADEIAKGLNEDVIRVISAKKEEPEWLLEWRLKAYRQFLKMDDPQWAKVSFPPIDYQDIRYYSAPKQKVAPKSLDEVDPELLATYAKLGIPLHEQERLQGIAVDAVFDSVSVATTFKDKLKAVGVIFCSFSEAVREHPDLVRQYLGSVVPAADNLFACLNSAVFSDGSFVYIPKGVRSPMELSTYFRINAAETGQFERTLIVADEGSYVSYLEGCTAPKRDENQLHAAVVELVALDNAEIKYSTVQNWYPGDKDGKGGIYNFVTKRGACRGVSSKISWTQVETGSAITWKYPSVLLQGDNSVGRFYSVALTNNMQQADTGTKMVHIGRNTKSTIVSKGISAGRGQQTYRGLVKVMKGAVNARNHSQCDSLLLGDKCGAHTFPYLEVRNPSAVVEHEASTSKISEDQLFYCQQRGISTEDAVQMIVNGFCREVFRELPMEFAVEAQKLLGVSLEGAVG
- the sufC gene encoding Fe-S cluster assembly ATPase SufC codes for the protein MLHIRNLQAEVDGHPILKGIDLDVEAGQVHAIMGPNGSGKSTLANILAGRETYTVTGGTVEFEGRNLLEMPIEERAREGIFLAFQYPVEIPGVSNTYFLKAAFNAIRKHRGLDELDAMDFLKLAKEKAKLVKLDPALLNRPVNEGFSGGEKKRNEIFHMAMLDPKLAILDETDSGLDIDALRIVSEGINALRSPHRAQVLVTHYQRLLGYVVPDVVHVLYDGRIVKSGGRELALELEEKGYADIIAAHKPVAAGRGAR
- the sufD gene encoding Fe-S cluster assembly protein SufD; translation: MMAVETPTAVEPFSALMTQQGAHPLAGDRQAAFARYAAKGLPTTRDEAWKYTSLAPLARLTLTRATAGGTVASSTLRDLCFGDTDFTEVVFIDGRFSSAMSNTATLPDGVFAGAFSAAPPSVIAAARERLAAPSCEAPLDALNLALAEDGGLVFVPRDVRVARPIHLVFVTTRSDAPTAAHLRNAVVVEAGASATVIETYVTEDAGVYLTHSVTDVLAAEGARVDHIKVAREGREAWHLGAVRAQLAGHAELNTFTVSTGGGVVRNELTATAPETTCRALGLFLLDGAQHCDNHLFIDHAAPRCASEQVFKGILDGTSHGVFSGRVHVAVDAQKTDAQQSCKNLLLSDDAQISTRPQLEIHADDVKCSHGVAIGSLDETQYYYLRARGIGPVEAREILTYAFASELLGRIEVPAVRADIERRISSAVAADIAALTGDA